The window CGACGGTCCACGCGCTGTACGTCGTCGACTCGGGCGACGTCGCGGCGACGCCGGACGACGTCCGCGAGGACTTCGAGCGCGCGCTGGCCACGGAGGGCGGCAAGGCGCTGACCTTCGTCCGCGAGACCGCTACCGACGACCCGGACCCGGGCGAAGAGACGGTGGTCACCGCTATCAGGGAGGGCGATCCGATCAGCGAAATCTGCGCCTACGCGGACGGGATCGACGCGGACGCGATCGTCACGGGCACGCGCGGCCGCCACGGCCAGCACGGCTACCTCCTTGGCAGCGTCGCCGAGGGCGTCGTCCGCCGGGCCGAGCACCCGGTGCTGACCGTCCGACAACTGGAAGACGCGGCGGACGGCGAGGCGTAGCGACTACGAGCGGCTTTCCCCGCGGTGGCGCGCTCTCTCCATCCCGCCCCGGACCGCGACGTTCTTTGACTGCGGGGTTCAGTTCCGAGTATGGACGACTGGCTCATCGACGACGAGCGCCTCTCGCTGGAACGGAAGTCGATACTGCCCGGCGAGGGCTTCTTCGTCCCGGACTCGCTGGAGGAGGACCGACAGGAACAGGAGGTCGCCGAGGCGCTGGACGGCGCCGGCACCGTGGTGGTCGCCGACCCCGACGCCGACGGCCTGGCCTGCACCGCGCTGGTCCGGGAGGCCTACGGCGAGGGCGCGCTCGTCCCCGCCGGCCCCCACGAACTCGAGGAGACACTGGAGTGGGTCGCGGAGTACGCCGAGACGGACGCGACCGTCGTCGTCTGTGACCTCGCGCCCGACAGCGACGAGGACGTCGCGGCGCTGCCCGACCTGGTCGCCCGCGTCGAGGACGTCCGCTGGTACGACCACCACCAGTGGGAGGACGACCTCGCCGCGCTGGTCGACGAGGCCGGCGTCGAGCGCGTCGTCGGCGACAGCGACGAGGTCTGCACCGCCGACGTCGTCCACGAGCAACTCGACTACGACTTCCCCGACCGCTTCCGTGAACTCGCCGCGGTCACGCGCGACCACGACCTCTGGATCCGCGAAGACGAGCGCAGCGACGACCTGGCGGACTTCTCCTACTGGTCGGAGCCCGAGGAGTACATCGAGGCTGTCCTCGAGCACGGCCCGGACCTCTCGCCGGAGATCCACGAGTACCTCGCCGAGAAGCGCGTCGAGAAGGAGGCCCTCATCGAGAAGGCCGTCGAGCGCGCCGAGCTACGGGAGGTCGGTCCCTGGACGGTCGGAGTCACCTACGGCCGCTGCTCGCAGAACGAGGTCGCCGAGGAACTCCGCGAGCAGGGCGCCGACGCCGCCGTCATCGTCAAGCCCGCCGGCTCCGCGTCCATCCGCGGCACCGAGACCTTCGAGCGCTGCCACGAGGTCGCCCGGCAGGTCTCCGGCGGCGGTCACCCCCGCGCCGCCGGCTGCAAGCCCGACGTCTACGACGACATGCTCGACTACGCCCACCACTGGAGCACGCGGGGCGCGGTGGCCAAGCAGGCCATCGTCGACGCCTTCCGGCGGCTCGAAGTCGAGGGGGACAGCGAGGCTCAAACGGACGATGGAGACGAGTGACGGGACGCCGCTCGACGGCGTGATGGAGGACATCCGGAAGGAGGTCGTCTCACAGGTGGCCGAGACAGACCGGGAGGAGCACCGCGACATCTACGACACTCTCGCAGACGAGTAACACGCCTTCCGGCGACTGGAGGTCGAGTCGGATGCGGACGACGACGCCTGACGGAGAGACAAGCTTGATTCTCTCCGCGGTCGACCCACCGGACACGGACGATGTCGAACGCTGCCCTCCGCTCGAACCTGCCCTCCCGACGGGACTTCGTCGACAGCCTGGTCCACGCGCTCGTCGTCGCCGCCACGCTGTACGTCCTTGACGGCTCGCTGCGCTTCGCCGCTGCCTCGGCCGGCTTCTTCCTCGCTCTGCTGCTCGCGGGCGACGTCGCCGAGGCGGTCGTCGGCGACTACGCGGACCACGTCCTGTTCGGCCTGCTCGTCCTCGGGTTCACGGCGTACGCGGCCGACCTGTCGACGCCGATCTGGTTGCTGGTCGCCGGCGTGGCACTGGGCGGCTGGTTCCTCGTCGACGGCGTCCAGCACCTCCGCCACGGGAAGACCCGCGACGAGGTGAGCGTCGCCTACGAGCACGACGGTGGCGCCCTCACCGGCATCGCTCGGGCGCTGGTCGAGCGGCTGCTGGCGCCGATCAGACTCGGACTGTAGAACGCGCGTGCGCAGAGAGTTACTCGTCGCCGACGACCCACTTCTCGGAGTAGCGCTCGCCGCAGGTGCAGACGCCGTAGGCGTGGATCACGTCGCCCTCGGCGTAGACGCCGCCGACCTCCTCGTTTTGCTCCTCGGCGAACGCGAAGACGAACTTCGCGGCGTGGTCGCCGACGCCGTCCTCGGCGGCCGGACAGACGCCGCCGGTGAGGTCCCGGTTGATCTCGCCGTCGGTCTGCATCGCCTCGCGGGCGAGCCCCATCGGGTCGATGCCGGTCGCGGACTGGAACGCGCTGCGGCCGGAGTCGCCGTCGACGACGAGGACGACGCCGTCCGCGACCTGCTCGGCGTAGTCGTCCAGCGCCGAGAGGTTGCCGACGGCGTCCTCGTGGAGGAAGAAGGCCACGTCCTCGACGCGCTCGCCGGCCAGGAACTCCTCGCGCTTGCTCATACCTCCGGAGAAGCGGTCGTCCCGGATAAGGCCCGCGATGGGCGCCGAGAGGCCGTCGGAACTACGTCCGCGGCCGTCCACGCTGCACCCGTGCCCAGAGAGTACGACAAACTGGTCCGGGACGGGATTCCGGAGATCATCAGAGAGAGCGACGAAGAGCCCGTGACCCACACCGTCGAGGGCGAGGCCTACCGGGACCGCCTGCGGGAGAAGCTCGACGAGGAGGTGGCGGAGTACCACGACGGCGAGGACCCCGAGGAGCTGGCCGACGTGCTGGA of the Halomicrobium salinisoli genome contains:
- a CDS encoding nucleoside triphosphate pyrophosphohydrolase codes for the protein MPREYDKLVRDGIPEIIRESDEEPVTHTVEGEAYRDRLREKLDEEVAEYHDGEDPEELADVLEVLAALAGTHGLTESELEAMREAKADDRGRFEDGVVLEAVRE
- a CDS encoding universal stress protein; the protein is MFETVLIATDGSASAERAVRAAVDLAGRFEATVHALYVVDSGDVAATPDDVREDFERALATEGGKALTFVRETATDDPDPGEETVVTAIREGDPISEICAYADGIDADAIVTGTRGRHGQHGYLLGSVAEGVVRRAEHPVLTVRQLEDAADGEA
- a CDS encoding DHH family phosphoesterase is translated as MDDWLIDDERLSLERKSILPGEGFFVPDSLEEDRQEQEVAEALDGAGTVVVADPDADGLACTALVREAYGEGALVPAGPHELEETLEWVAEYAETDATVVVCDLAPDSDEDVAALPDLVARVEDVRWYDHHQWEDDLAALVDEAGVERVVGDSDEVCTADVVHEQLDYDFPDRFRELAAVTRDHDLWIREDERSDDLADFSYWSEPEEYIEAVLEHGPDLSPEIHEYLAEKRVEKEALIEKAVERAELREVGPWTVGVTYGRCSQNEVAEELREQGADAAVIVKPAGSASIRGTETFERCHEVARQVSGGGHPRAAGCKPDVYDDMLDYAHHWSTRGAVAKQAIVDAFRRLEVEGDSEAQTDDGDE
- a CDS encoding DUF5807 family protein, with protein sequence MSKREEFLAGERVEDVAFFLHEDAVGNLSALDDYAEQVADGVVLVVDGDSGRSAFQSATGIDPMGLAREAMQTDGEINRDLTGGVCPAAEDGVGDHAAKFVFAFAEEQNEEVGGVYAEGDVIHAYGVCTCGERYSEKWVVGDE